In a single window of the Deinococcus aetherius genome:
- the lnt gene encoding apolipoprotein N-acyltransferase yields MPPLPAPLLGLLVGALLAACGLPLPWSFLSYLPLALLLVFVTGEQSPRRLSMRMWWAGTAYSAVHLWWLTAFLAKLFGTPVLGSLALLLFALEGAFLALMAYLAARLFASREARVWALAGGWVLLEWLRFLGPLAFPWPTLGYTLLPTPAVQIADLGGVLLGSVLISATAAALVSFWWGRRPPLVLMSALWVAALAYGVTRVPGAGPIQSTLLLRTEFDSFGRATRQLSPAEQFEVQRRLSAQRRPGELVVWSETAVTAENGRTRLPEFPAPGITGVGTPAFDQPRRNSVVSVAEGGQITARSEKARLVPFGEYFPLYGSLRPVYRVIERTLGFDLGGFTPARTLTPLRLGGVSFGAYVCYDSVFPWVARGLTSKGAQLLVNPSNDGWYDGWGVEQHFQMGRVRAIETRRWLVRSVNEGVAASVNDLGQPVQILDRGEGILHARPRVLTGETPYVQYGDLPALLLAALMLLYARRLDR; encoded by the coding sequence GTGCCGCCCCTGCCCGCCCCCCTCCTCGGCCTCCTCGTGGGCGCCCTCCTCGCCGCCTGCGGGTTGCCGCTGCCGTGGAGCTTCCTGAGCTACCTCCCCCTCGCCCTGCTCCTCGTCTTCGTCACGGGTGAACAAAGCCCCCGCCGCCTCTCGATGAGGATGTGGTGGGCGGGCACGGCCTACAGCGCCGTCCACCTGTGGTGGCTCACCGCCTTCCTCGCCAAACTCTTCGGCACGCCGGTCCTCGGAAGCCTCGCCCTGCTGCTCTTCGCGCTGGAGGGGGCCTTCCTCGCCCTGATGGCGTACCTCGCCGCTCGCCTCTTCGCCTCGCGGGAGGCGCGGGTCTGGGCCCTCGCGGGGGGCTGGGTCCTCCTCGAATGGCTGCGCTTCCTGGGGCCGCTCGCCTTTCCCTGGCCGACCCTGGGGTACACCCTGCTCCCCACCCCCGCCGTCCAGATCGCCGACCTGGGGGGGGTGCTCCTCGGCAGCGTCCTGATCAGCGCCACCGCCGCCGCCCTCGTCTCCTTCTGGTGGGGGAGACGGCCCCCCCTCGTCCTGATGTCGGCCCTGTGGGTGGCGGCGCTGGCGTACGGGGTGACGCGGGTGCCGGGCGCGGGGCCCATTCAGTCCACGCTGCTGCTGCGCACCGAGTTCGACTCCTTCGGGCGGGCCACCCGGCAGCTCAGCCCCGCCGAGCAGTTCGAGGTCCAGCGCCGCCTGAGCGCCCAGCGGCGACCCGGGGAACTCGTGGTCTGGAGCGAGACGGCCGTCACGGCGGAAAACGGGCGCACCCGGCTGCCCGAGTTCCCCGCCCCCGGCATCACCGGCGTCGGCACCCCCGCCTTCGACCAGCCCCGGCGCAACTCGGTCGTGAGCGTCGCGGAAGGCGGCCAGATCACCGCCCGCAGCGAGAAGGCCCGACTGGTCCCCTTCGGCGAGTACTTCCCGCTGTACGGCTCCCTGCGCCCCGTCTACCGCGTCATCGAGCGCACCCTCGGCTTCGACCTCGGGGGCTTCACCCCCGCCCGCACCCTCACCCCGCTCCGACTGGGGGGCGTCTCCTTCGGCGCCTACGTCTGTTACGACAGCGTCTTCCCCTGGGTCGCCCGGGGGCTCACGTCCAAAGGCGCGCAGCTTCTCGTCAACCCCAGCAATGACGGCTGGTACGACGGCTGGGGGGTCGAGCAGCACTTCCAGATGGGCCGCGTCCGCGCCATCGAGACCCGCCGCTGGCTCGTCCGCAGCGTGAACGAGGGCGTCGCCGCCAGCGTGAACGACCTCGGGCAGCCCGTCCAGATCCTCGACCGGGGGGAGGGCATCCTTCACGCCCGCCCCCGGGTGCTGACGGGGGAGACTCCCTACGTCCAGTACGGTGACCTGCCCGCCCTGCTCCTCGCCGCCCTGATGCTGCTCTACGCCCGGCGGCTGGACCGCTGA
- a CDS encoding ABC transporter permease subunit, with product MTVTMNSAPARRSRQLPPDGTGGVLLAVLVLAGLLAGAALIGWGLSTLTARFLPGAPPYLILVYTLAALVVGMPLLARALPWITNWFYLFPALVFLAAFTVLPVVLTVNYAFTNYSGENSGNPDSAVRTEAKLSTDRRTVTLAGTPEADSVAGYLRCRTPSCAGDTIVLFDETASTPVRARVAGVQGNAVTLAAPVAPGLEVANATRLNRYERVGLANFQEIFAKASTALIPVFVWTVVFAFSTVVLNAVAGLILGILLYNKRLKGRNIYRTLLFLPWAIPTVISVQMWVALFNQQFGIVNKTLGLLGLTAVPWLGDPLWAKISILFVNLWLGFPYMMTATISALSTINEDLYEAASIDGASRWQQITNITLPLLRTSFTPILLSAFAFNFNNFGIIYLLTQGGPPQEGRESTAQSTDILLSWGYNTAFASSGGQNYSLASAIALIIFFLTLAISLVNFRAAGVFREARK from the coding sequence ATGACCGTGACGATGAATTCGGCCCCCGCGCGCCGCAGCCGCCAGCTTCCCCCGGACGGCACGGGCGGCGTGCTGCTGGCGGTGCTGGTGCTCGCCGGGCTGCTGGCGGGCGCGGCCCTGATCGGCTGGGGGCTGTCCACGCTGACCGCCCGCTTCCTGCCGGGGGCGCCGCCCTACCTGATCCTGGTGTACACGCTCGCGGCGCTGGTGGTGGGGATGCCGCTCCTCGCCCGGGCGCTGCCCTGGATCACCAACTGGTTTTACCTGTTTCCGGCGCTGGTGTTTCTGGCGGCCTTCACGGTGCTGCCGGTCGTGCTGACGGTGAACTACGCCTTTACGAACTACAGCGGGGAAAACAGCGGCAATCCCGACTCGGCGGTGCGGACGGAGGCGAAGCTGAGTACCGACCGCCGCACGGTGACGCTCGCGGGGACGCCCGAGGCGGACTCGGTGGCCGGGTACCTGCGCTGCCGCACACCGAGTTGCGCGGGCGACACCATCGTGCTGTTCGACGAGACGGCGTCCACGCCGGTGCGGGCGCGCGTCGCGGGGGTGCAGGGGAACGCGGTGACGCTGGCGGCCCCGGTGGCGCCCGGCCTGGAGGTGGCGAACGCGACGCGGCTCAACCGCTACGAGCGGGTGGGGCTGGCGAACTTCCAGGAGATCTTCGCCAAGGCGAGCACGGCGCTGATTCCGGTCTTCGTCTGGACGGTGGTGTTCGCCTTCTCCACGGTGGTGCTCAACGCCGTCGCCGGGCTGATCCTGGGCATCCTGCTGTACAACAAGCGGCTCAAGGGCCGCAACATCTACCGCACGCTGCTCTTCTTGCCGTGGGCGATCCCGACGGTGATCAGCGTGCAGATGTGGGTAGCCCTGTTCAACCAGCAGTTCGGCATCGTGAACAAGACGCTCGGGCTGCTGGGGTTGACCGCCGTGCCGTGGCTGGGCGATCCCCTGTGGGCCAAGATCAGCATCCTGTTCGTCAACCTGTGGCTGGGCTTTCCGTACATGATGACGGCCACCATCAGCGCCCTCTCGACGATCAACGAGGACCTCTACGAGGCCGCGAGCATCGACGGGGCCAGCCGCTGGCAGCAGATCACGAACATCACGCTGCCGCTGCTCAGAACCTCCTTCACGCCGATTCTGCTGTCGGCCTTCGCCTTCAACTTCAACAACTTCGGGATCATCTACCTGCTGACCCAGGGCGGCCCCCCGCAGGAGGGGCGCGAGAGCACGGCGCAGAGCACCGACATCCTGCTGTCGTGGGGGTACAACACGGCCTTCGCCTCCTCGGGCGGGCAGAACTATTCGCTGGCAAGCGCGATTGCGCTGATCATCTTCTTCTTGACGCTCGCGATCTCGCTGGTGAACTTCCGGGCGGCGGGCGTGTTTCGGGAGGCCCGCAAGTGA
- a CDS encoding metallophosphoesterase family protein: protein MRLAFLSDLHGNIHALTAVKRFLADNPVHAVVVVGDLVGYGASPGPVIDLVRREGWQTGMGSSDMRVALELGERSARGGVAEQVLSWTRRVLSPEQLEFLRRLPPGGRLTTPAGRVRFFHGGPHDPAERIDLMAPERELEALADSLRARVLVVGGSHVPFVRVVGETTFVDPGSVGLSLNHEPGADVALLDASGRRPTVTLHKVPYDFASSAFDIMAWNLPPVIADVIRTGRMG from the coding sequence TTGCGACTGGCTTTCCTGAGCGACCTGCACGGCAACATCCACGCGCTGACGGCCGTGAAACGTTTTCTGGCCGACAACCCCGTCCACGCGGTCGTCGTGGTGGGCGATCTGGTGGGGTACGGGGCGAGCCCGGGGCCGGTGATCGACCTCGTGCGGCGCGAGGGCTGGCAGACCGGGATGGGGAGCAGCGACATGCGGGTGGCGCTCGAACTCGGCGAGCGGTCGGCGCGCGGCGGGGTGGCCGAGCAGGTGCTGTCGTGGACGCGGCGGGTGCTCTCGCCCGAGCAGCTCGAATTCCTGCGCCGCCTGCCGCCGGGGGGCCGCCTCACCACCCCGGCGGGGCGGGTGCGCTTTTTCCACGGCGGGCCGCACGACCCGGCCGAGCGGATCGACCTGATGGCCCCCGAGCGGGAGCTGGAGGCCCTGGCCGACTCCCTGCGGGCGCGGGTGCTGGTGGTGGGCGGCTCGCACGTGCCCTTCGTGCGGGTGGTGGGCGAGACGACGTTCGTGGACCCTGGCAGCGTGGGCCTGAGCCTCAACCACGAGCCCGGCGCCGACGTGGCCCTGCTGGACGCCTCGGGCCGCAGGCCCACCGTCACCCTGCACAAGGTTCCCTACGACTTCGCCTCGTCCGCCTTCGACATCATGGCCTGGAATCTGCCCCCGGTGATCGCGGACGTGATCCGGACGGGGAGGATGGGGTAG
- a CDS encoding sugar ABC transporter permease: MTATPTPTPGSGPGRSSSPLPPGGYVHHEPGPLRRALPWTVLAALVLGLGVLGYFLARNMEGRPRSFTIYFIEGGWIRFLLFLLAASGVLALTSLIGQRIGQARTGRKVSYAAVLGDQLTHLFLILVVLVAIYPLFYVLLAAFDPRNSLFAFPDFSNPNILYRSGLLPNLNVLSLENFRRLFDGVTIPGWQIVLAVIGGAALAALLLLTLRGRLGGESARLTSARTWVMRILIAALAVLVVFMTPAQFTGPGNESKFLLSVRNTLLVSGITGALAILLSTSAGYAMARLRFPGRFQTLLFFIFIQMFPVFLALVAVYTLMVLLGLNNTFTGLILAYSGGAIAFNTWIFKGYVESLPESLEEAAMVDGATRWQTFLRVVLPLSGGILVFIFLNQFIGTYAEFILANVLLTGVEKWTVGVMLLSFTSGQFSTKWGIFAAAATLGALPIVALFYGFQRYFVGGTMAGGVKE, translated from the coding sequence ATGACCGCCACGCCGACGCCCACTCCCGGCAGCGGGCCGGGCCGCTCTTCCTCTCCCCTGCCGCCGGGCGGATATGTTCATCACGAGCCAGGCCCCCTGCGGCGGGCGCTGCCCTGGACCGTGCTGGCCGCGCTGGTGCTCGGCCTCGGCGTGTTGGGGTATTTCCTGGCGCGCAATATGGAGGGGCGGCCCCGCAGCTTCACGATCTATTTCATCGAGGGCGGCTGGATTCGCTTCCTGCTGTTCCTGCTCGCGGCGAGCGGGGTGCTGGCCCTCACCAGCCTGATCGGGCAACGCATCGGGCAGGCTCGGACGGGGCGCAAGGTCAGCTACGCGGCCGTGCTGGGTGACCAGCTCACGCACCTCTTTCTGATTCTGGTCGTGCTGGTGGCGATCTACCCCCTCTTCTACGTGCTGCTGGCAGCCTTTGACCCCCGCAACAGCCTCTTCGCGTTCCCGGACTTCAGCAACCCGAACATCCTGTACCGTTCGGGGCTGCTGCCCAACCTGAACGTCCTGAGCCTGGAGAACTTTCGGCGGCTCTTCGACGGGGTGACCATCCCGGGCTGGCAGATCGTTCTGGCAGTGATCGGCGGGGCGGCCCTGGCCGCCCTGCTGCTGCTCACGCTGAGGGGCCGCCTGGGCGGCGAGTCGGCGAGGTTGACGAGCGCCCGCACCTGGGTGATGCGCATATTGATCGCTGCGCTGGCCGTGCTGGTGGTCTTCATGACACCCGCGCAGTTCACCGGGCCGGGCAACGAGAGCAAGTTCCTGCTGTCGGTGCGCAACACCCTGCTGGTGTCGGGCATCACCGGCGCCCTGGCGATCCTGCTCTCCACCTCCGCCGGGTACGCGATGGCCCGTCTGCGTTTTCCGGGCCGCTTCCAGACCCTGCTGTTTTTCATCTTCATCCAGATGTTCCCGGTCTTTCTCGCGCTCGTCGCCGTGTATACCCTGATGGTGCTCCTCGGGCTGAACAACACCTTCACCGGGCTGATCCTGGCGTACTCGGGCGGGGCCATCGCCTTCAACACCTGGATCTTCAAGGGCTACGTCGAGAGTCTCCCCGAGTCGCTGGAGGAAGCCGCGATGGTGGACGGGGCGACCCGCTGGCAGACCTTCCTGCGGGTGGTGCTGCCGCTGTCGGGGGGCATCCTGGTGTTCATCTTCCTGAACCAGTTCATCGGTACGTACGCCGAGTTCATCCTGGCGAACGTGCTGCTGACCGGGGTGGAGAAGTGGACGGTGGGCGTGATGCTCCTGAGCTTCACGAGCGGCCAGTTCTCGACCAAGTGGGGCATCTTCGCCGCCGCCGCCACCCTCGGGGCGCTGCCCATCGTGGCGCTGTTCTACGGCTTCCAGCGCTACTTCGTGGGCGGCACGATGGCGGGCGGCGTCAAGGAGTAA